The Streptomyces spororaveus genome includes a region encoding these proteins:
- a CDS encoding trypsin-like serine peptidase: protein MPVDKRTVVTAVLCAVAALGASAAVAKLAPPPEEVPQVRAKAAPGASPSGSPSPSRSQAAKPQLSAPPATTLPPAVTPPPGGPAAFTGALFTNGLDSDHFCTATVVSSPGRNLIITAGHCLLEGDQSGGSAVFAPAYANGVAPYGTWKIQQVYEDDRWAEGTDDDYDLAFARLAPDDKGRTIEDVTGGAVLDTSGRVGEEVTVTGYPADRKVPRTCTSVAVRESDTQQRFDCADFPGGTSGSAWIARDGKIIGILTGGETDDVSTSTVLGEYAASLYAKATAKTPAA from the coding sequence ATGCCGGTGGACAAGCGGACCGTCGTGACTGCGGTGCTGTGTGCGGTGGCGGCTCTGGGGGCATCCGCCGCGGTGGCCAAGTTGGCGCCGCCGCCCGAAGAGGTCCCGCAGGTACGGGCGAAGGCCGCGCCGGGAGCCTCGCCGAGCGGGTCGCCCTCGCCATCGCGATCGCAAGCGGCGAAGCCCCAGCTCTCCGCGCCGCCCGCCACCACCCTGCCGCCGGCCGTCACCCCGCCGCCCGGTGGGCCCGCCGCCTTCACCGGGGCCCTGTTCACCAACGGCCTGGACAGTGACCATTTCTGCACCGCCACCGTGGTGAGCAGCCCCGGCCGGAACCTGATCATCACGGCCGGCCACTGCCTGCTCGAAGGGGACCAGAGCGGCGGGAGCGCCGTCTTCGCCCCCGCCTACGCCAACGGGGTCGCCCCGTACGGCACATGGAAGATCCAGCAGGTCTACGAGGACGACCGCTGGGCCGAGGGCACGGACGACGACTACGACCTCGCCTTCGCCCGCCTCGCCCCGGACGACAAGGGCCGCACCATCGAGGACGTGACCGGCGGGGCCGTCCTCGACACGAGCGGCCGCGTGGGCGAGGAGGTCACCGTCACCGGTTACCCCGCCGACCGCAAGGTGCCCCGTACCTGCACGTCGGTCGCGGTCCGCGAGAGCGACACCCAGCAGCGCTTCGACTGCGCCGACTTCCCGGGCGGCACCAGCGGCAGCGCGTGGATCGCCCGCGACGGAAAGATCATCGGCATCCTCACGGGCGGGGAGACGGACGACGTGTCGACCAGCACGGTCCTCGGCGAGTACGCGGCCTCCCTCTACGCCAAGGCCACGGCGAAGACCCCGGCGGCATAG
- a CDS encoding NUDIX hydrolase translates to MMRTPRHAARVVILSPAGSVFLFREDNVEVGIHWLPPGGGIDPGESPEDCVRRELREETGWTDLEPERLLCTWEHDFTHQGIPVRQHEHIYVTTGPHREPVLESPDIHWQWLSPQRLATLGEPLWPPRLPDLLANAPTEPVHLGLLA, encoded by the coding sequence ATGATGCGAACTCCACGTCACGCAGCGCGTGTTGTCATCCTGTCCCCCGCCGGGTCCGTGTTCCTCTTCCGGGAGGACAACGTGGAGGTGGGCATCCACTGGCTGCCGCCCGGCGGTGGCATCGATCCCGGCGAGAGCCCCGAGGACTGCGTACGGCGCGAGCTGCGCGAGGAGACCGGGTGGACCGACCTGGAACCCGAACGGCTGCTCTGCACCTGGGAGCACGACTTCACGCACCAGGGGATCCCGGTCCGCCAGCACGAACACATCTACGTCACCACGGGCCCGCACCGCGAACCGGTCCTGGAGTCCCCGGACATCCACTGGCAGTGGCTCTCGCCGCAGCGCCTGGCCACCCTGGGCGAACCCCTGTGGCCCCCGCGCCTGCCGGACCTCCTGGCGAACGCCCCGACGGAGCCGGTCCACCTGGGACTGCTGGCCTGA
- a CDS encoding response regulator transcription factor: protein MRVLVVEDEEFLREMIAEGLRRDALAVDEAGDGLEALRRLRLGEYDVLVLDRDLPGLHGDEVCRQVVRERLLTRVLMLTASGTVRDRVEGLGLGADDYLTKPFAYDELLARVLALGRRARPALPPVLERAGVAVDTARRGATRDGHRLALSRKEFAVLEALLRAEGAVVSNDDLIEQVWEQDTSYSTNAVRVTLSKLRAKLGEPPLIETVPGAGYRIAAR from the coding sequence ATGCGCGTACTGGTGGTGGAGGACGAGGAATTCCTCCGGGAGATGATCGCCGAGGGGCTGCGCCGCGACGCGCTCGCCGTCGACGAGGCGGGCGACGGGCTGGAGGCCCTGCGGCGCCTGCGCCTCGGCGAGTACGACGTCCTCGTCCTGGACCGCGACCTGCCCGGCCTGCACGGCGACGAGGTCTGCCGGCAGGTCGTGCGCGAGCGGCTGCTGACCCGCGTCCTGATGCTGACCGCCTCCGGGACCGTACGGGACCGCGTGGAGGGCCTCGGCCTCGGCGCCGACGACTACCTCACCAAGCCCTTCGCCTACGACGAGCTCCTCGCCCGGGTCCTGGCGCTGGGCCGGCGCGCCCGCCCCGCGCTGCCGCCCGTACTGGAGCGCGCCGGGGTCGCCGTCGACACGGCCCGGCGCGGCGCCACCCGCGACGGGCACCGGCTCGCCCTGTCCCGCAAGGAGTTCGCGGTGCTGGAGGCGCTGCTGCGGGCCGAGGGCGCCGTCGTCAGCAACGACGACCTGATCGAGCAGGTGTGGGAGCAGGACACCAGCTACTCCACCAACGCCGTCCGCGTCACCCTCAGCAAGCTCCGCGCCAAGCTGGGCGAGCCGCCGCTGATCGAGACCGTGCCGGGCGCGGGCTACCGGATCGCGGCCCGGTGA
- a CDS encoding L,D-transpeptidase family protein, producing MSKHVRARSRPSGKPRAVRRSPRVALAAVLGLATFTAGWVYAAQDPDQAPNPRPQARADARPQAEDRAARDARRAAQRAAEQAARQAAQGLTGVSEQTRARIPAESRQLILVTGKALDSSESTAAFYTRPAAGADWVRAETWPARNGANGWSTERVYGDLTSPMGVFALTDAGGLLPKPPGTRLPYDEDNGFVPSGLGVNGESLAGSFDYVVAIDFNRRPGRSPLDPVMPDGEDKGGNIWLHVDHDGPSQGCVGIPKAAMKKVLETLDPAAKPVIVMGPEGF from the coding sequence ATGAGCAAGCACGTCCGAGCCCGCTCCCGTCCGTCCGGCAAGCCCCGCGCGGTCCGCAGGTCCCCCCGGGTGGCTCTCGCCGCCGTGCTCGGCCTGGCGACCTTCACAGCCGGCTGGGTGTATGCGGCCCAGGACCCGGACCAGGCCCCCAATCCGCGGCCGCAGGCCCGCGCGGACGCCCGCCCGCAGGCCGAGGACCGGGCCGCGCGTGACGCCCGGCGGGCCGCGCAGCGGGCCGCCGAGCAGGCTGCCAGGCAAGCCGCCCAGGGCCTGACCGGTGTCAGTGAGCAGACCCGGGCCCGGATCCCCGCCGAGTCCCGTCAGCTCATCCTGGTCACCGGCAAGGCGCTCGACTCCTCGGAGTCCACCGCCGCCTTCTACACGCGCCCCGCGGCCGGCGCCGACTGGGTCCGGGCCGAGACCTGGCCGGCCCGCAACGGGGCCAACGGCTGGTCCACCGAGCGGGTGTACGGGGACCTGACCTCGCCGATGGGTGTCTTCGCGCTCACCGACGCGGGCGGACTGCTGCCGAAGCCGCCGGGGACCCGGCTCCCGTACGACGAGGACAACGGCTTCGTCCCTTCGGGCCTCGGGGTGAACGGGGAGTCCCTGGCGGGCTCCTTCGACTACGTCGTCGCCATCGACTTCAACCGCAGGCCGGGCCGGTCCCCGCTGGACCCGGTCATGCCGGACGGCGAGGACAAGGGCGGCAACATCTGGCTGCACGTGGACCACGACGGCCCCTCGCAGGGCTGTGTGGGCATCCCGAAGGCGGCCATGAAGAAGGTCCTGGAGACCCTCGATCCGGCCGCGAAGCCGGTCATCGTGATGGGGCCGGAAGGCTTCTGA
- a CDS encoding ABC transporter ATP-binding protein yields MTATTTHPPAHPDPVVELTGVAKEYPGGVAALRGVDLTVTAGELLAIVGPSGSGKSTLLHIVGTLDRPTAGGVRIAGYDIAALSDRALSALRSRHVGFVFQSFHLVPGISARANVAEGLLYSGLPRAERLRLAARALDRVGLGDRMDHRPHELSGGQKQRVAIARAVAGAPDLLLADEPTGALDTASGESVMELLRELNRDGATIAVITHDQEIAASLPRQVRIRDGEVVADVRGRAEGAS; encoded by the coding sequence GTGACGGCCACGACGACGCATCCGCCTGCGCATCCGGACCCGGTCGTGGAACTGACCGGAGTCGCCAAGGAGTACCCGGGCGGGGTCGCGGCCCTGCGCGGGGTCGACCTGACCGTCACCGCCGGGGAACTCCTCGCCATCGTCGGCCCGTCGGGCTCCGGCAAGTCGACCCTGCTGCACATCGTCGGCACCCTGGACCGCCCGACGGCGGGCGGCGTACGCATCGCCGGGTACGACATCGCGGCCCTCTCGGACCGTGCGCTGTCGGCCCTGCGCTCCCGGCACGTCGGCTTCGTCTTTCAGTCCTTCCACCTGGTGCCGGGCATCAGCGCCCGGGCGAACGTCGCCGAGGGGCTGCTCTACAGCGGTCTCCCGCGGGCCGAACGGCTGCGCCTGGCGGCCCGGGCACTGGACCGGGTGGGCCTCGGCGACCGGATGGACCACCGGCCGCACGAACTGTCCGGCGGTCAGAAGCAGCGCGTGGCGATCGCCCGGGCGGTGGCGGGCGCGCCGGACCTGCTGCTGGCCGACGAGCCGACGGGCGCCCTGGACACGGCGTCCGGGGAGTCGGTGATGGAGCTGCTGCGCGAGCTGAACCGGGACGGCGCCACCATCGCGGTGATCACCCACGACCAGGAGATCGCGGCGAGCCTGCCGCGGCAGGTACGGATCCGCGACGGGGAGGTCGTCGCGGACGTACGCGGCCGGGCGGAGGGGGCGTCATGA
- a CDS encoding ATP-binding protein, with amino-acid sequence MSGRPSTGLLRTERGRLTALYGSLLLLAGGGLVALVYLLVGQGLYASVSGAVRTVSPAYAVPSPGAVPGERITPACPCEPARKLPPGQTPTIEQLERYAYTQNLSDAVTDATRHRLLMYSLLALAVFAVLSIWLAWWMAGRVLRPVGVITETARRLSGENLDERISLDAPPGELKQLADTFDAMLGRMEQLVSAQRRFAANAAHELRTPLAVQRAAAEIGLAGDPSPEKVARIRAKLIGVADSSEHLIESLLLLAVSEQGLESTAPVDLAALAAAELAACPQQGLTVVRTLAPLTVPGDRTLLGHLLRNLLANAVRHNRADGRITVSTSAEGELTVSNTGPVIDPADVPGLLEPFRRRGERLHTAGEGAGLGLSIVASIARAHGAELVARANPDPEGGLTVRVRFPDISRARASQPPGLRGPADVRSEE; translated from the coding sequence GTGAGCGGGCGCCCGTCGACGGGGCTGCTGCGCACCGAGCGGGGCCGCCTCACCGCCCTGTACGGATCCCTGCTGCTCCTGGCGGGCGGCGGCCTGGTGGCGCTGGTCTACCTCCTCGTCGGCCAGGGCCTCTACGCGAGCGTCAGCGGGGCCGTCCGCACGGTCTCCCCGGCGTACGCCGTCCCCTCACCGGGGGCCGTCCCCGGCGAGAGGATCACCCCGGCGTGCCCCTGCGAACCGGCGCGGAAACTGCCCCCGGGCCAGACCCCCACGATCGAACAGCTGGAGCGCTACGCGTACACCCAGAACCTCTCCGACGCCGTCACCGACGCCACCCGGCACCGGCTGCTCATGTACTCCCTCCTGGCGCTGGCGGTCTTCGCCGTGCTGTCGATCTGGCTCGCCTGGTGGATGGCCGGCCGGGTGCTGCGGCCCGTCGGCGTGATCACCGAGACCGCGCGCCGTCTGTCCGGGGAGAACCTGGACGAGCGGATCTCCCTCGACGCGCCGCCCGGTGAGCTCAAGCAGCTGGCCGACACCTTCGACGCGATGCTGGGGAGGATGGAGCAGCTGGTCTCGGCGCAGCGGCGGTTCGCGGCGAACGCGGCGCACGAGCTGCGCACCCCGCTCGCGGTGCAGCGGGCGGCGGCCGAGATCGGTCTGGCGGGGGACCCGTCGCCGGAGAAGGTGGCCCGGATCCGCGCCAAGCTGATCGGTGTCGCCGACTCCAGCGAGCACCTCATCGAGTCCCTGCTGCTGCTCGCCGTCTCGGAGCAGGGACTGGAGTCCACCGCTCCGGTGGATCTGGCGGCGCTCGCGGCGGCCGAGCTGGCGGCGTGTCCGCAGCAGGGGCTGACCGTCGTACGGACCCTCGCGCCGCTGACCGTGCCGGGCGACCGGACCCTGCTGGGGCATCTGCTGCGGAACCTGCTGGCCAACGCGGTACGCCACAACCGCGCCGACGGCCGGATCACCGTGTCCACCTCGGCCGAGGGGGAACTGACGGTGTCGAACACCGGCCCCGTGATCGATCCGGCGGACGTGCCGGGGCTGCTGGAGCCCTTCCGCAGGCGCGGCGAACGGCTGCACACCGCGGGTGAGGGGGCCGGGTTGGGGCTGTCGATCGTGGCGTCGATCGCGCGGGCGCACGGGGCGGAGCTGGTGGCGCGGGCCAATCCGGACCCGGAGGGCGGCCTGACGGTCCGCGTCCGCTTCCCGGACATCAGCCGGGCGCGCGCGTCGCAGCCACCCGGGCTGCGGGGGCCCGCTGATGTACGGTCGGAGGAATGA
- a CDS encoding MFS transporter, producing MGKVLRDRDARLYLSGVVVSGFGTTAMWLVAGVWVKSLTGSDALAALTVFTMWAPVLAGPALGALADRLPRRPLLVALGLVMAALLPVLLLVDSADRVWLLFAVLLVYGTCGTVHGAAEAALVPRVVGGRLLGDFNGLRLTADEGMKLLAPLVGAALFARSGGASVALLDAVTFALAAGIFALLRVREEPPARERIRDDAGTFARMAAGGVQLWRVPVVRTLVAAGAAVMFLAGLNGAMVYAVAGDVLGHAPTYVGVLYAVQGAGSVLSGLVAGPLLRRMPEPVFAAAGVALFALGAGARALPYDAVALAGSAAVGAGLPCVLIAALTAVQREVPDDVLGRAAATANTLIFVPNALALALGAALVAFADVRVLLPVLTVAGLATALLVSRARAGARAGADARRA from the coding sequence ATGGGGAAGGTCCTGCGGGACCGCGACGCGCGGCTCTACCTGTCCGGGGTGGTGGTCTCCGGCTTCGGGACGACCGCGATGTGGCTGGTGGCCGGGGTCTGGGTGAAGTCACTGACCGGGTCGGACGCGCTCGCGGCACTGACCGTGTTCACCATGTGGGCGCCGGTCCTGGCCGGGCCGGCCCTGGGGGCGCTCGCCGACCGGCTGCCCCGGCGGCCGCTGCTGGTCGCCCTCGGCCTCGTGATGGCCGCCCTGCTGCCCGTACTGCTCCTGGTCGACTCGGCGGACCGGGTGTGGCTGCTGTTCGCGGTACTGCTCGTGTACGGGACGTGCGGCACCGTGCACGGGGCGGCGGAGGCGGCCCTGGTTCCGCGGGTCGTGGGCGGGCGGCTCCTGGGGGACTTCAACGGGCTGCGGCTGACGGCCGACGAGGGCATGAAACTCCTGGCGCCGCTGGTGGGCGCGGCCCTGTTCGCACGGTCCGGCGGGGCTTCGGTGGCCCTGCTCGACGCGGTGACCTTCGCCCTGGCTGCGGGGATCTTCGCCCTGCTGCGGGTACGCGAGGAACCCCCGGCGCGCGAGCGGATCCGGGACGACGCGGGCACCTTCGCGCGGATGGCGGCGGGCGGGGTGCAGCTGTGGCGGGTGCCGGTGGTGCGCACGCTGGTGGCGGCCGGCGCCGCCGTGATGTTCCTGGCCGGACTGAACGGCGCGATGGTCTACGCGGTCGCCGGGGACGTACTGGGGCACGCGCCCACTTACGTGGGGGTGCTGTACGCGGTGCAGGGCGCGGGTTCGGTCCTGAGCGGGCTCGTGGCGGGCCCGCTGCTGCGGAGGATGCCGGAGCCGGTGTTCGCGGCGGCCGGAGTGGCGCTGTTCGCCCTGGGCGCCGGGGCCCGCGCGCTGCCGTACGACGCGGTGGCCCTGGCGGGCAGCGCGGCCGTCGGCGCCGGGCTGCCGTGCGTACTGATCGCCGCGCTGACGGCGGTGCAGCGCGAGGTCCCGGACGACGTGCTGGGCCGCGCCGCGGCCACGGCGAACACCCTGATCTTCGTACCGAATGCGCTGGCCCTGGCGCTGGGTGCGGCGCTGGTGGCCTTCGCGGACGTACGGGTGCTGCTGCCGGTGCTGACGGTGGCGGGGCTGGCCACGGCGCTGCTGGTGTCGCGGGCGCGGGCGGGCGCGCGGGCGGGCGCGGATGCCCGTAGGGCGTGA
- a CDS encoding peptidoglycan-binding protein has protein sequence MRKRATWLLGSLATVLAVSGGGWAVMTQPQRDAGGQERSTVGGLPPATAPVVRGDLSSGLQVEGTLGYARERKLNAAGPGVLTWTAGEGSAVERDGKLYEVNGKAVRLMYGSTPMYRPLKAGDKGEDVKQLKRNLQALGYGTGLDPQDGAFTAGTATAVKRWQKAHKAAETGEVAKEDIAFASGPQRVRGGDAAVGDELAPGKPVLTVTGTERIVRFRLDAVKAGAAKAGDPVTVRLPGGTSATGKIDSVGGAARPDDGNGGAGGGGQGGGGAGGGDDKARIEVVVAFDQPGTVSAPDQSPVTVGLTGETRKGVLSVPVNALLALAGGGFGVQVVEDGRAREVPVGLGMFGNGRVEVTGDALKEGMQVGIPKL, from the coding sequence ATGAGGAAGCGGGCCACGTGGCTGCTGGGCTCGCTGGCCACCGTACTGGCCGTCTCGGGCGGCGGCTGGGCGGTCATGACGCAGCCGCAGCGGGACGCGGGCGGGCAGGAGCGCAGCACGGTCGGCGGACTGCCGCCGGCCACGGCACCGGTCGTGCGCGGCGACCTCAGCTCGGGCCTCCAGGTGGAGGGCACCCTCGGCTACGCGCGGGAGCGCAAGCTGAACGCGGCCGGGCCCGGCGTGCTGACGTGGACCGCCGGCGAGGGCTCGGCGGTGGAGCGGGACGGGAAGCTGTACGAGGTCAACGGCAAGGCGGTGCGGCTCATGTACGGGTCCACGCCGATGTACCGGCCGCTGAAGGCCGGCGACAAGGGCGAGGACGTCAAGCAGCTCAAGCGGAACCTCCAGGCGCTCGGGTACGGGACCGGGCTCGACCCGCAGGACGGCGCCTTCACCGCGGGCACGGCCACGGCGGTCAAGCGGTGGCAGAAGGCGCACAAGGCGGCGGAGACGGGCGAGGTCGCCAAGGAGGACATCGCCTTCGCCTCGGGGCCGCAGCGGGTGCGCGGAGGCGACGCGGCGGTCGGTGACGAGCTGGCGCCGGGCAAGCCGGTGCTGACGGTGACGGGCACCGAGCGGATCGTCCGCTTCCGGCTGGACGCGGTGAAGGCGGGCGCGGCGAAGGCGGGCGACCCGGTGACCGTACGGCTGCCGGGCGGTACCAGCGCCACCGGGAAGATCGACTCGGTGGGCGGGGCCGCCCGGCCCGACGACGGGAACGGCGGAGCGGGCGGCGGCGGGCAGGGCGGCGGCGGAGCGGGCGGCGGCGACGACAAGGCCCGGATCGAGGTGGTCGTCGCCTTCGACCAGCCCGGCACGGTGAGCGCCCCGGACCAGTCCCCGGTGACCGTCGGCCTGACCGGCGAGACCCGCAAGGGCGTGCTCTCCGTACCGGTCAACGCGCTGCTCGCGCTCGCGGGCGGCGGCTTCGGCGTCCAGGTCGTCGAGGACGGCCGGGCCCGCGAGGTCCCGGTCGGGCTGGGCATGTTCGGCAACGGCCGGGTCGAGGTGACCGGCGACGCCCTCAAGGAGGGCATGCAGGTGGGGATCCCGAAGCTGTGA
- a CDS encoding amidohydrolase family protein has protein sequence METFPKIISVDDHTVEPPHVWRDRLPSRYRDIGPRVVRAPLKEMTFLGGKFAPVMGAKGDDGPIGDWWVYEDLHRPLTRLDTAVGYDRDEIKLEVITYEQMRPGSFSVPDRLADMDVNHVQSALCFPTFPRFCGQTFTEAKDRELGLLGVRAYNDWMVEEWCGPDAGGRLIPLTLIPLWDARLAAAEVRRNAARGVRAVAFSEIPPHLGLPSVHTDEWDPFLEACNETGTVIAMHIGSSSRMPSTSADAPPAVGSTITFANCCFSMVDWLMSGKFERFPNLKIMYAEGQIGWIPYILERANVVWEENRGWGGVADKVLRPPSELFAEHVFGCFFDDAFGLKNLDSIGVANVLYETDYPHSDSTWPKSREVGEAQMGHLAPDVVDRIVRGNAIDLLGLTADGLWAGPGA, from the coding sequence ATGGAGACCTTCCCGAAGATCATCTCGGTGGACGACCACACGGTTGAACCTCCCCACGTCTGGCGGGACCGTCTCCCGTCCAGATACCGCGACATCGGTCCCCGCGTCGTCCGCGCCCCCTTGAAGGAAATGACCTTCCTCGGCGGCAAGTTCGCGCCCGTGATGGGAGCCAAGGGCGACGACGGCCCCATCGGCGACTGGTGGGTCTACGAGGACCTGCACCGGCCGCTCACCCGCCTCGACACCGCGGTCGGGTACGACCGCGACGAGATCAAACTGGAAGTCATCACCTACGAGCAGATGCGCCCCGGGTCCTTCTCGGTTCCCGACCGGCTCGCGGACATGGACGTCAACCACGTCCAGTCGGCCCTCTGCTTCCCCACGTTCCCCCGCTTCTGCGGCCAGACCTTCACCGAGGCCAAGGACCGTGAACTGGGACTCCTCGGCGTACGGGCCTACAACGACTGGATGGTGGAGGAGTGGTGCGGCCCCGACGCCGGCGGCCGCCTCATCCCCCTCACCCTGATCCCCCTCTGGGACGCCCGCCTCGCCGCCGCCGAGGTCCGCCGCAACGCGGCGCGCGGGGTGCGCGCGGTCGCCTTCTCCGAGATACCCCCGCACCTGGGCCTCCCCTCCGTCCACACGGACGAGTGGGACCCCTTCCTGGAGGCGTGCAACGAGACCGGCACGGTCATCGCCATGCACATCGGCTCCTCCTCCCGCATGCCGTCCACCTCGGCCGACGCCCCGCCCGCGGTCGGCTCCACCATCACCTTCGCCAACTGCTGCTTCTCGATGGTCGACTGGCTGATGAGCGGCAAGTTCGAGCGCTTCCCCAACCTGAAGATCATGTACGCGGAGGGCCAGATCGGCTGGATCCCGTACATCCTGGAACGCGCGAACGTGGTCTGGGAGGAGAACCGCGGCTGGGGCGGAGTCGCGGACAAGGTGCTGCGCCCGCCGTCGGAGCTCTTCGCCGAGCACGTCTTCGGCTGCTTCTTCGACGACGCCTTCGGCCTGAAGAACCTCGACTCGATCGGCGTCGCCAACGTCCTCTACGAGACGGACTACCCGCACTCCGACTCGACCTGGCCCAAGTCCCGCGAGGTCGGCGAGGCCCAGATGGGCCACCTGGCGCCGGACGTGGTGGACCGCATCGTGCGCGGCAACGCGATCGACCTGCTCGGACTCACGGCGGACGGCCTGTGGGCGGGCCCGGGGGCCTGA
- a CDS encoding GNAT family N-acetyltransferase: protein MPRLQLLRLDHAPALLAFERENRAYFAAAVPDRGDRYFADFDERHTALLAEQATGLCFFHVLVGDGGEVVGRVNLVDVADGSAELGYRIAERATGRGLATAAVREVCGLALARYGLTSLRAVTTLDNAGSRAVLARTGFVPTGEVDPDGRPGMGFVCELPVGPV, encoded by the coding sequence GTGCCCCGGCTCCAGTTGCTCCGCCTCGACCACGCCCCGGCCCTGCTCGCGTTCGAGCGGGAGAACCGCGCCTACTTCGCCGCGGCCGTCCCGGACCGGGGCGATCGCTACTTCGCCGACTTCGACGAGCGGCACACCGCGCTGTTGGCCGAGCAGGCCACCGGGCTGTGCTTCTTCCACGTCCTGGTGGGCGACGGCGGTGAGGTGGTGGGCCGGGTCAACCTGGTGGACGTGGCGGACGGTTCGGCCGAGCTCGGCTACCGGATCGCCGAGCGGGCCACGGGCCGGGGTCTGGCGACGGCCGCGGTCCGGGAAGTCTGTGGGCTGGCGCTCGCGCGGTACGGACTGACCTCGCTGCGGGCCGTCACCACGCTCGACAACGCCGGGTCGCGGGCGGTGCTCGCCCGCACGGGATTCGTGCCCACCGGCGAGGTCGATCCGGACGGCCGCCCGGGCATGGGTTTCGTGTGCGAGCTGCCGGTCGGACCCGTCTGA
- a CDS encoding ABC transporter permease has protein sequence MSRAKPRTRARARRLTPPRLSPRDVLHVGSAGLRSRPTRVFLSALGIAIGIATMIAVVGISSSSQAKLLRELDRLGTNMLVAKPGQGMFSGQDTKLPKDAPGMISRIAGVESVGTTGDVPESVRRSENIPKGETGGIVLKAAGDDLPGTLRARMASGSWLNAATGRYPSVVLGNVSARRLGITAPGQQVFIGGRYFTVTGILEPVPLAPEIERSALIGWDAAEQLLGFDGHPTAVYERSADDRVAAVRALIPRTANPQTPSAVQVTDPSAALQAKAATEGAFSTLLLGLGGIALLVGGVGVANTMIISVLERRHEIGLRRSLGGTKGQIRIQFVTESLLLSGLGGLAGIALGGAATAVYARAGDLPWVVPLWAVTGGFAATLLIGTLAGLYPAVRAARLSPTLALAAA, from the coding sequence ATGAGCCGCGCGAAACCCCGTACGCGGGCGCGCGCCCGGCGGCTGACCCCGCCGAGGCTGTCCCCGCGGGACGTCCTGCACGTCGGATCGGCGGGCCTGCGCTCGCGGCCGACGCGGGTGTTCCTGTCCGCGCTGGGCATCGCCATCGGCATCGCGACGATGATCGCGGTGGTCGGGATCTCCTCCTCCAGCCAGGCGAAGCTGCTGCGGGAGCTCGACAGGCTCGGTACGAACATGCTGGTCGCGAAGCCGGGCCAGGGGATGTTCAGCGGGCAGGACACCAAGCTGCCCAAGGACGCCCCGGGCATGATCTCCCGGATCGCGGGGGTCGAGTCGGTCGGCACCACGGGGGACGTCCCCGAGTCCGTACGCAGGTCGGAGAACATCCCGAAAGGGGAGACGGGCGGGATCGTGCTCAAGGCGGCCGGAGACGACCTGCCGGGCACCCTGCGCGCGCGGATGGCGAGCGGCTCCTGGCTCAACGCCGCGACCGGCCGCTACCCCTCGGTGGTGCTCGGGAACGTCTCCGCGCGCCGGCTCGGCATCACCGCACCGGGGCAGCAGGTCTTCATCGGCGGCCGGTACTTCACGGTGACCGGCATCCTGGAACCGGTCCCGCTGGCGCCGGAGATCGAGCGCTCCGCGCTGATCGGGTGGGACGCGGCCGAGCAGCTGCTGGGCTTCGACGGCCATCCGACGGCGGTGTACGAGCGGTCGGCGGACGACCGGGTGGCGGCGGTCCGCGCGCTCATCCCCCGGACGGCCAACCCGCAGACCCCGAGCGCGGTGCAGGTCACCGACCCGTCGGCGGCGCTCCAGGCGAAAGCGGCCACGGAGGGCGCGTTCAGCACGCTGCTGCTGGGGCTGGGCGGGATCGCACTGCTGGTGGGCGGGGTCGGCGTCGCCAACACCATGATCATCTCGGTGCTGGAACGGCGCCACGAGATCGGCCTGCGGCGGTCCCTGGGCGGCACGAAGGGCCAGATCCGGATCCAGTTCGTGACGGAGTCCCTGCTGCTGTCCGGCCTCGGCGGCCTGGCGGGCATCGCCCTGGGCGGCGCGGCCACGGCGGTCTACGCCCGGGCCGGCGACCTGCCCTGGGTGGTCCCCCTCTGGGCGGTGACCGGCGGCTTCGCCGCCACCCTGCTGATCGGCACCCTGGCCGGGCTCTACCCGGCCGTCCGCGCGGCCCGGCTGTCGCCGACGCTGGCGCTGGCGGCGGCGTAG